A window from Triplophysa dalaica isolate WHDGS20190420 chromosome 3, ASM1584641v1, whole genome shotgun sequence encodes these proteins:
- the LOC130417636 gene encoding polyadenylate-binding protein 3-like, which translates to MSAKLMMEAGRSRGFGFVSFSTLEVATKAASVMDGRVVAGRALRVTLSRHNEQKTQTEKQDSSSDSLPAGRFTSAVPQVEKRPDAQPENQPALQDVSRQTAACALAQSESLRPPMPVDLWDDVNTRPPRLLVSQVLMEYWASQAGLDVLRPMRPLALPAPSDDTEVFTHLSQIPKTLPDGARAPVQTQAQQLVDSSHRSPSAWGRRFWTTLDRCSESRSLSCPTSWSITNLQTTRRHYKWIYGRTLPRNKTNVRL; encoded by the exons ATGAGTGCCAAG ttgatgatggaggccggacgcagccgagggtttggatttgtcagcttctccaccctcgaagTTGCGACCAAGGCTGCGTCGGTCATGGACGGGCgtgtggttgccggcagggcgttgcgggtcactctgtctcgtcacaacgagcagaagacccagaccgagaagcaggacagcagcagtgactcacttcctgctggacggtttacgtctgctgttcctcaa GTCGAAAAACGCCCTGACGCTCAACCTGAAAACCAGCCGGCGCTTCAGGAcgtcagtcgacagacagcAGCGTGCGCCCTCGCTCAGA gtgagagtctccgcccacccATGCCTGTCGACCTGTGGGATGACGTTAATACTCGGCCcccgcgcctgctggtctctcaggtgctcaTGGAATACTGG gcaagccaagcaggGTTGGATGTGTTGCGTCCTATGCGAccgctcgccctgcctgcacccagtgatgatactgaagtcttcactcact tGTCTCAGATTCCCAAAACTCTGCCTGACGGTGCAAGAGCTCCTGTCCAAAcgcaagctcaacag CTGGTTGActcttcacatcggtcaccatccgcgtgggggcgccggttctggacgacgttagacagatgttcggagtccagaagcctgagctgccccaccagctggagcatcacGAATCTACAGACAACACGCAGGCATT acaaatggatctatggcagaacactcccgcGGAACAAGACCAACGTGAGGCTTTGA
- the LOC130417425 gene encoding polyadenylate-binding protein 1A-like, which yields MRIMFSQRDSTLRTTGVGNIFVKGLASSIDGARLHDSFSIFGKILSCKVVCDANGSKGYGFVHFATFEAAEKAIKALDGMLLDDQLVSIGHFKTFEERRVEPQVVAQDNERRYPVPKPFDHLTNLQ from the exons atgcggatcatgttctcccagcgtgattccacGCTGCggacgactggggtcgggaacatcttcgtcaagggtctggccagcagcatcgatggtgcccgccttcatgacagcttctcgatttttgggaagatcctgtcctgcaag gtggtctgcgatgcgaacggatccaaaggttacggattcgtccactttgccaccttcgaagcggcagagaaggccatcaaagcgcttgatggcatgttgttggacgaccagctagt gtccattggccactttaagACCTTTGAAGAGCGTCGCGTTGAGCCGCAGGTCGTGGCTCAGGACAACGAGCGGCGCTACCCGGTACCCAAACCCTTTGATCACTTAACAAATCTTCAGTGA